One stretch of Ornithinimicrobium ciconiae DNA includes these proteins:
- a CDS encoding RNA polymerase-binding protein RbpA, which produces MAERSLRGTNLSWLSFESDEGVTFSERQMVAYTCDDGHVTELPFSVEAEIPATWECRCGLNAKLNDGPEPELKPTKAPRTHWDMLLERRSIPELEELLEERLALLREKRGEKPRRQRTA; this is translated from the coding sequence ATGGCCGAGAGGTCCCTTCGAGGCACCAACCTTTCCTGGTTGTCCTTCGAGAGCGATGAGGGGGTCACCTTCTCCGAGCGTCAGATGGTGGCCTACACCTGCGACGACGGGCACGTGACCGAGTTGCCGTTCTCGGTGGAGGCAGAGATCCCGGCGACCTGGGAGTGCCGCTGCGGGCTCAACGCCAAGCTCAACGACGGTCCCGAGCCGGAGCTCAAGCCGACCAAGGCACCGCGCACCCACTGGGACATGCTCCTGGAGCGCCGCTCCATCCCCGAGCTCGAGGAGCTCCTGGAGGAGCGTCTGGCGCTGCTGCGCGAGAAGCGTGGCGAGAAGCCGCGCCGTCAGCGCACCGCCTGA
- a CDS encoding AI-2E family transporter produces MSNDQSTSEDEQTARFGVTPAGGNIGIDRGKIVGDAMAVTAKWSLRFIIVVVAAAILLWLLAKVWVGILPVMLALIVATVLSGPVSWMRRRGVPSGLAAALTLLVSLLVVLGTLAAIAPSIIAQTGDVVDRASEGITTVRQWLGGPPVNLDNEQLDSAIQEATGWLQERASDIASGVFTGVSAATSALVTLGLVLVLTFFFIKDGPDFLPWLRRNAGRAAGEHLTEMLTRVWLTLGGFIRTQAIVSAVDAFFIGLGLVILGVPLAPALAILTFMAGFIPIVGAFVAGALAVLVALVSNGWVTALWVLGIVLLVQQLEGNVLQPLLQSRSMKMHPVLILLAVAAGGTLFGIPGAFLAVPVAASVVVSIRYLSEQIDLRTGDLQAADLTFATPEGALTARAGQEAGERTREQLEEAGVDDSIVGQDPHPRAAAATTGSPLLARLRRRKKR; encoded by the coding sequence GTGAGCAATGACCAGTCCACCTCAGAGGACGAGCAGACGGCTCGCTTCGGGGTGACCCCGGCTGGGGGCAACATCGGGATCGACCGCGGCAAGATCGTCGGCGACGCGATGGCCGTGACCGCCAAGTGGTCGCTGCGGTTCATCATCGTCGTCGTCGCGGCCGCCATCCTGCTGTGGCTGCTCGCCAAGGTGTGGGTCGGGATCCTCCCCGTGATGCTGGCCCTCATCGTCGCGACCGTGCTGTCGGGTCCGGTGAGCTGGATGCGCCGCCGAGGCGTCCCATCGGGCCTGGCGGCAGCCCTGACGCTCCTGGTGTCGCTGCTGGTGGTGCTGGGCACGCTCGCGGCGATCGCTCCCTCGATCATCGCCCAGACCGGTGACGTGGTCGATCGGGCCAGCGAGGGCATCACCACGGTGCGCCAGTGGTTGGGCGGTCCCCCGGTCAACCTGGACAACGAGCAGCTGGATAGCGCAATCCAGGAGGCCACCGGCTGGTTGCAGGAACGCGCCAGTGACATCGCCTCAGGCGTCTTCACCGGCGTCTCGGCCGCCACCTCGGCCCTGGTGACCCTCGGTCTCGTCCTGGTGCTGACCTTCTTCTTCATCAAGGACGGTCCGGACTTCCTGCCGTGGCTGCGCCGCAACGCCGGCCGCGCCGCCGGCGAGCACCTGACCGAAATGCTCACCCGGGTCTGGCTCACGCTGGGCGGCTTTATCCGCACCCAGGCGATCGTCAGTGCCGTCGATGCCTTCTTTATCGGCCTGGGCCTGGTCATCCTGGGTGTGCCCCTGGCACCCGCGCTGGCGATCCTGACGTTCATGGCCGGCTTCATCCCGATCGTGGGTGCCTTCGTTGCCGGCGCCCTCGCCGTCCTGGTGGCGCTGGTGTCCAATGGGTGGGTCACGGCCCTGTGGGTCCTGGGCATCGTGCTGCTGGTCCAGCAGCTGGAGGGCAATGTCCTGCAGCCTCTCCTGCAGAGCCGCAGCATGAAGATGCACCCTGTCCTGATCCTGCTGGCAGTCGCCGCCGGTGGCACCCTGTTCGGCATCCCCGGAGCATTCCTGGCCGTTCCCGTTGCGGCCTCGGTCGTGGTCTCGATCCGCTATCTGTCCGAGCAGATCGACCTGCGCACCGGCGACCTGCAGGCCGCCGATCTCACCTTCGCCACGCCCGAGGGAGCTCTCACCGCCCGGGCCGGGCAGGAGGCGGGCGAACGCACCCGCGAGCAACTCGAGGAGGCCGGTGTGGACGACAGCATCGTGGGGCAGGACCCCCATCCACGGGCGGCGGCGGCCACGACCGGGTCGCCCCTGTTGGCTCGACTGCGGCGCCGCAAGAAGCGCTGA
- a CDS encoding CsbD family protein — protein sequence MGIGDKIKNAAEEAKGKTKEGVGDATDNTSLEAEGQMDQAKAKTKQAGEDVKDAWKDATDG from the coding sequence ATGGGTATCGGTGACAAGATCAAGAACGCGGCTGAGGAAGCCAAGGGCAAGACCAAGGAGGGTGTCGGCGACGCGACCGACAACACCTCGCTGGAGGCCGAGGGTCAGATGGACCAGGCCAAGGCCAAGACCAAGCAGGCCGGCGAGGACGTCAAGGACGCGTGGAAGGACGCCACTGACGGCTGA